ATAATCCCAGTCAAGACAAAGCCATTAGGCATCCTCCAGCTCAAAAGCACATGAGCTGTATATGGTATTATTGTGAGAAACTGTCATAGAGTATCTACATAAATTAATACTCATGGCACAAATTGATTCATACCATGCCCTGTgaacaatattgtgtgttccaatTGAGCAAATATTGTAGTAAGTAATTTTTCTGGAGCTGTGTAAACAAAATACTCTATGACAAATCTAGTGAGACCCTTGAAGGAGACTTGTGGACACTTTACTACTGCCTCTCAGTGACCCAATTAATGGTGCATGGGGgagggagaaagggagagagagagagagagggggggtgaggaggggggtgaggaggggggtgagagagagagagagagagacttgcttCCATAGTGCCTTTCTCACACTGAAGTTTCATGTgacctggtggggggggggggggggggaagtatataGTCTGCTATTTACAGGAGCTAGTATTGTGATACAGCTGGCAAATACAAATTTCAAAGCTTTGGGTTTCAAAGAGAGACATGGCATGCCACAGGACTGAAGTGGCTCCTTTGTTGGAGCCTCCACCCAAGTACTTTCCTTTCCCACTTAGAATGGAAGCTAAAATATGCCTGAGAGAGATTCCTCACACACATCTATACTATATTAAATTGTAATGTCATATTAGGGGATATAGTTTAACAATTACATAGGAAAACTCTTGCTAATGTTAGCTGCTCACGATTTGTTAGTTGCTCCCTTCCACTATTTTAGCCACATTCCATGACAATGTTCTCAAGGCACAAATTTTGACACACGACAAGAAAAACATTCCCCCTGTTTAATAAAAAGATTAGGGCTTAACATCCCCTCAACTGCAAGGTTATTAGCCACAAAGCTCGGATtgggcaaggatggggaagaaattgTGCTATGTCTGTCTTGAATTTTGCCTTCACCAATTTAGGGAAATCGTACAAGACCTAAACCTAGACAGGCAGAAGGGGATCTGAACGGTCATCCTCCCTAATGTGAGGTCACTTTGTATGACCTCAATTTCACAATGTTTACTATTAAGAGGAGGAAATGAGAGAGAGAAATTGTCATTGTTTGCATTATaaaaaaagtaacttcaataatgtGTTATTTCACCCAACTTTCTTAATATTTGGTACAAGCTACATTTAGCAATACAAAGCAATAAATATATTCATTCCTCAATTTTTCCTTCTATTTGCTCATTTTTTCAGTTATCTATTTTCTGCAGTAAAAGTAGTGCATaagtctgataaaaaaaaaaaggtcaatttCATTCAGCGTTGTAGTATGCAAAACACTGTGTCCTTTTTCTTGGGATTCAACCAGATCTCTCTTCACTTCACAAATTAAGAAAAAGTCAagattgcagttggagtgattaaaTTTACACTTTGGTATCACAAGCTGGAACAAGTGATTATTCACTATTATTTGCACACTTTGTGTGTGTTAAATGACATAATATAGACATAATATTTGTGGCCACAATGTTAGCAAACACCATATCCACTGACGTAAGAAAAGCCAACAGAAAAATGGTATAACTGCAACAATTACTGATCACAGTCCTAATGTATAGTTTTAATTCTGACCCAAATTTGACTATTTTTAACTTTAAAATATGAAGTCTGCAAAGAATCTGGCTTTTCATGGTACAAACActgaatttcaaaataaaattcacaacTCTGTGTATTCCACTTAAGATTTACTGAAATAGCTGCAGTCTCtctgaataaataaaagaaaatgaaattgctAATTTCATGCGTATAACCATGAAGCACGATTTCTAAGCATACCCCAGCCAATTTTGTGAAACAATTTTTGGCACTTTTTAAAAAATGGTCAATTttctacacacatttcataaatgaCTGCTTACATACCTGAAGTTTTTCAGGCAACCTCCAAGCTCCACTATGAGCAGAAAACCCACTACTTCCTGTAGACATTATGCTGTCAGGAGTGCGACAGCCATATGGTAGAAAGTTGGGTGGTGTATGCGAAtcgtaatcactggaagcaatggGACCTGCGCCCAGAGTTGCACGCCTTGCTATGATTTCAGCTGGAGTCAAGCGCCTCACTGCTGCTTCCAGGTCTGCAGCACCAGGTACACCAGGAACACCAGTACGTGGAGCACCACTGTAATTAGGTGGGGAAATAAATCCCAAGTTTGgtttgactcagtttttcagacaaATAGCTTCTAGCAATAGCTCAAATTCAGCAATAACATGAATGACTTACTAAATTTAAAATCCTTGGGGCTTTACTAAATTTAAAATCCTTGGGGCTAGCTACATATTGTTTATACAATTGTCTACCACTGAAGTAACTTTATTCCTTAGCTTAAATCAGGATGCAATTttatagtgtttcccagaaattTGCTCATTTCTTACAATTTATATACCTTGTGCTTAGTTATGTTTTAACTTACGTGCAGGCCATGAAAGTATAAGGGCACATACTGGCCTTTAAAAAATTATTACTTCCGTCTATAATTTATATATGTGATTATTGTATTATACTTTTACTTTGTGAAAATGTAAACATCAAAAGTGACAAGTGTACACGCTTATGTATTCATAATCACACCACAAGTTagaagaaatgggggggggggggggggagagaagagagaGATCTTGCTTAACATCTcatataataattattttgtttggCTCAATGGCCTAATACAAGTCTTTCCATTGGGCACCATTTAGAACACATGTTGCTTCTGGTGATTCTTCACATCACAGAGGTGAATACTAGATTATAAGCAAACTGAAAAAACCACAGCCTATTGGCTATCAGGCACACGCTTTACCATTAAACCATAACATCCCATCAACAATATGGTCTTTAGCAATGGAACACTTGGCTCAGATTGGGCAAGGATACTCTCTCTTATCTATTTTATCTTGTTACTCTGGCCCTGTTCCTTACATTTTACTGCATTTGCTTTTAATAATGATCTACCAATTATTAAAATCTCATAATTATTGGTACTCTGAATTAGCCTATTTGTTACTGTTAGTAACAATGTTTTATATCCACTTCAAATAGAAAGGGGAAGTTAAAACTATGCACCAGATGAGCACTTCTATGCTTGTCACAAGTACTCCCGGTGCTGCTATTTCAGCTGAAACAAAGGTGGTCACTTTGTAACAGTTGAACTTAAAATAGGAatatgtggaacaaaaattttgGTCATGCACATGATTAAAGTGGGGGCGGAAGGGAGGGAGGAGAAAGTCAATTTCATCTTTGCAGCTTAAAGTGAATGGAATAccatttttgatttattttttagtTCGAAATCAGAAGTCATAAGAAGTACTTGATTTTGGATTACTGTCTTGGAAaaattaagttgtttgcagattaaGAAACTCTGGAACAACAAACACGTATGTCAACCCCTGTAATTGGTGTGCTGTGCCTTATATCACTTACACTATAACAGTAAACATGTTCAAACTTACGGGTAACTCTCCTCCGTGTCTGTGGTAGCAAGTGAGCTGTCGTAGTCACTGTGCGCTGTTCCAACACTATCCAAACTAGGGAAAGCACTGCTGCTGTAGTACCGAGATGACTGCAAATGTGATGCAGCACTAGCAGGAGGTGCAAACGCACTGACACGTGGACCCGATGACATTGTTGTTGATGTACTCATCAGCATTGACTGGGATCTTGGTACGTGCAGTGGGCTGTCACTACTAGAATTGGAGTTCCGTGATGCACATCGCACAGTCTCAAAAACTTTTCTGTAGCTCGCCCTGCACCAAATGACAACAGCCGGAATAGCAACATTTAATGATAACATAATGATAAACAATGGGCACAGTTTATCGTAAAATTTCACAGAATACAACTATCATTTGTCATTAAAACATCTACAGTATCTTTTATCAAACACAATATTCTTGCTTTGTAAAAAGTTTGGCTTCAAAATTTGATTCCTCACCAAAAGTAGCTCTTCACAAATGGTACCACTGTCACTGTACCAGAGCTGGTTTCACTTAATGCAATGGTTCTGTCTACTACTTATAACAGATTTCACtcaaacagcaataaaaataatTCACATTAAATAAAGCTATCTTAGTCATGTAATGAAGGCATACAAGGGGAGTTTTATTCTAACTTGAAGTTCAACAGGTCTCAACCTTTCTAAAGTACCTTGTAGCTTGCGTTATAAAAGCAACTGACATAAGCTTGCAGAAACTATCTTATGCTTTCAATATACCATTAGAACAAATACTGAGCAAGAAACAGGTTCTCATGCACCTTACACTGGTTTAAAACATCTATTTAAGATATCCAACAGTGTGCAGTAACACATATTGAATACTGAACTAAGTTTAACTGTACTCACCCTTTATCATTGCCAATGCCCGAGTCTGTGGACAACTCTGAATAAAGTGAAGTCTCGAGCAACTCTGAAGCAAGAGAATCGGGCTGTGGAGTCCCAGTGGAAAACAGTGGGCCACCTCCACAGCCACGCACAGTGGGCTGTCCACGCTTCCGTTGCTTCCGCAGCTGTTCTTGGGTCTCTCGCAGAAGTGCAACCACTTCATTGTAACGATCTTTGCTGTCAGCTAATTCTGATGCCAACTCTGCCTGTACTTCACGACTCACAATCAACTGTGTTGTCAGCGTCTCATTTTCAGCTCCCAACTGCCAAAAGTGTAACAAATAGTTTTCAGACATGTTTTTTGTAAGTATACAAGGCTACGATTATGATCTGTAAGCCTCCTCATGTAATTaagaatgaaaatttacaattgaAGGGCAGCAAGCACCTTTTAATAGAATCACcagagaggggtgggaggggggggggagttgtatGCAAAGGGAGCAAAAGTTTTACAACCTGAATCACAAACGATCATTGTTATGAATATTGAATATCAAATATCAGTGGGTGAATACTGACCTTAAGAAGCTTCTGCTCTGCATCAGCCAGTTTTGCAGTGAGGCTAGCTATCTGGTCTTGCTGCAACCTGTTTTCATCTTTACAGCGATCTAGTTCTTCTGAAAGCCCCTCCACCTCCATGCTACTGTTCGCTGAAACACAAGAAGTCAAACCTCAATTACTAAGAATGTTATCATAGAACATCCAATAAACCAACTAAGAGAATTTTTCTTGTACATAAACATGTCAACTGTACAATCTCACCTAGTTGCTGTGCGATATCCTGCACGAGCCTCTGCTCAGCTGACTCACATTCTGCTGTATCGGATGCTAACTGGCTAGCCTCTCTGCGTAGTTGCTTATTCTCCTCTTCCAAGGAACCAATGCGTCGCTGCATAAGTTCCACATTGATGCAGCGTAATGACGTAGGTGTTCCTATAATATAAATATGTTAAGGATTAAAGTTCATATTTGGATGCTTCGTGCGAGATATTGTGGGAGACTTTACCACTTACCACCTTCAGAGCCTGATTCATCAACATCATTGGTGAGTATCTGGATGAGTTCTGTTTTCTTGACAAGCTCATGACTCAACTGGGTCAGCTTTTCATTAGCTGCTTTTAGTTCAGCTTCGAGAGAAGCAACATTTGTCTCTAGCTTCTGATTGTGTGCCAGAAGTTCTTTTCCAATGCGAGCTGTCAGTTCCAGGTCCTTTTCTTTCTGTAAACAAAGCACACAGGCATTTATGATGATATATGACCCACAGAAATCATGACATTAGTGCAATGATAGGTATACTAATCATATGCATATTATCTGTCACAATAAACGTTTAAAATGCAATCAGCATTTGGTGTCAGTGACAATTTCCTCAGAATGTCAATTAACTCTCCAAATATACTGCTATTCTCAATACTGAAACAAGCTGAAacgattttcaaatttttgttttctttcttgtattTTACTTCATCAAGAAGCCTAGCTCCTAAGTGGGAAACTAACTAAAAAATAGTGTAACAACAGTAATTAAAACAACATGTTTGAAAAGAAAGCAATTTTTGCTATGGAAGGAATTAAAGCCTACCTCTTCTAGAAGCCTGGTAACTGCTTCTATGTCATTGTAGGTCTTGGTCATTTGGCTCACACGGTTGCTGCATAGAACTGTAACAAAAGAAAGACAAAACTCAACAACAAATGAACTACAGAAAATTATTGACTGAAGAAACTAATGCACTGCAGACCAACAACACTGCAAGAAAATATGCATTAAGAAATTAATAACCAATGACAAATGTCACTGCACCAAATTAAAGTGCGGTTCTCACAATCTTTAACACTATGCATTGAATGAGCAGTCTTGATGCCTCACTGCCTTGCTCTACATTCTAATCATTGGAGGGATGAAGGAGTCTGATCAAAGGGTGGAACACCATCAGTTCCCACAACTGATTTGGGTAAGACGTGACAGCAGATTCCACTAGATCTTCGAGTTAAATGTGATATCAGGCAGTCTTACGTTGTGAATCATGACAGATAGTCTACCGCTATTCCTGTTCGTCATATTACTAAATGAATTATGGCAAAAGTAATTTAAACTTTTCTGCAGTTTCTACGaacccagaaaattgaaagtttgttGCAAGGCTCAGTGCATAACTGATGTAACAACATCAGATAAATGCAAAACAATGTTCAGGTGTTTTATTGTGCTCATCTCTTGACCTGTGATCCTCGAAATAAATGAGGATCACTGAGAATACAAATAAAGATGATATCATAAAATGCAGTTTGATAATATCTCCCAATTTCCACTAacattagctctctctctctctctctctctctctctctctctctctcattctggaCTGGTGGTGTGACTGGGACAATCTTTAAAcaggagtttaaagaggagaaaaTAATAGGTTTTGCAACTATAAATGAAATAAGAACATGGAAAGTACCGAAACGAATACTTTAAAACCAATTCAAAGTGAaagcaggttaaaatatgccattggtTTCATGAATGTGAAATGTCATATTTCTTTCCCTCCAGATCATTGTAAATAAGGGATATTTACATTCCGATGACATTCTGTCACAACCAGTACAACGAACTGGCCTATCTGTTTACTCCATTTTCTCCTCAACAATTTAACCTAAAAGAAATACAGGCACAATTCTAAAAAGGGAAACAATGGTGACTGACTATTGTGACTTATGAAATTATTAACACCTTTGGAGAGTCTTTAATTTGTATCAACCTACGGAACTTTATTCCCCTGGGGCTGTCGTActcgaattattattattattattattattttttatttttttttcataatactACATCATCTTACACCACATGCAGCGGCCTAATATTCAGAAATACCACAGTCTAAGTATTGCAGTACGGTACATTTCTGCATGCTGCACCTTTAGTCGTCAGAAAGAAATTGAGGAAAATAAGAATTTGCTTATCATTCAGTAGGCAACAGTGATGTTAACAATCACTTTTCTGTGAAGTTACTAGGAAACAGTCTATACATCAAATTCTAACAACGGTGGCAAAAAAAAAGCATGAAAACCATATAATATTACGCAATATACACTCACAGTCAATCTGCTGAGTTAAAGAGCGCCTCATGGATAGACGCTGCTCTGCTGAATCTGTGCGAACGTTCAAGGTGATTCGGAGACTACAAAATTAATCCGTCAGGCAATTTACAATAAAGCCGATTTTGGGCCTAGTCCAGGAGCATATTTTCTCGCTGGAATAAACGTAtccctaatgtgtgtgtgtgtgtgtgtgtgtgtgtgtgtgtgtgtgtgttcgatatTCTGTCTCAGTACCCTCACGTGTCAAATATATACTATGAAACATTTACTTATTGCTTCAATAGTTTACAACAGTGTCTGCTGCAAACTACTGAAGGCTAAGACGTTCTAGTCGCCGGCAAGAAGATATTGAGTTCTGCCCTTAGGCGCCAGACGTATGTTTGGATATTACGTCGCGGTCCAAGCATCACTGTCGGATGCTGGCGCAGCACCCCATGTATCGATCCCGCGCCACGCCGTCTGCCCGCACTCTTGCGCCTGCGTCGCCACGTGTCCTCTACCCGTTGCTACTGGCAACTGCGCCCACCCGCCCTCCAACAGGCCAGTCAAAACAAACGGCGACATTTCTTCCGCGAGACCGCCCACAGCTTCTAGATTTCCCGAATGCAATAATATCAGAAGGAAACTAGCGTCCGATGTAACTCAAAGAAGTGATAGGGCCGTGGGCGTAAAGTGGCAAGACTCGAAATTTGCCATTCTCGATAATTAAGTGGTTGAGTATGAGAACAATTACATACCGTTCGTCCAAAATGTTCCGAAACTGCTTTTATTCCCGGAGAATAAGTGACGTCAGCACAACAACATCGGTGGCAACTTGAACTGTACACAACAGATGCACGTTCGACTGTTCAGTTGCGTGCAGGAACTTTATAGTGAAAGTGAGGGGATGGTGTGTCAACGTTGTCACAAACCACAAAGGAGCAACGAACTGTTCATCTCTAAATCAGGTATTCAAGACATTTTCCAGAATGGTTTGAATAAGACAAAGGAGAGTGCAAAGTTTGTCCCACGGaccttgactcctgaacaaaaacaacgagCGGATGCCTGCCTCTATTGACAAACGCGAAACAGTAGTAGTTCTATGGAAGacggtgttatcaatacgaacctaccacaagaACATTATgtgaccaaaaaaatggttcaaatggctctgagcactatgggactcaactgctgaggtcattagtcccctagaacttagaactagttaaacctaactaacctaaggacatcacaaacatccatgcccgaggcaggattcgaacctgcgaccgtagcggtcttgcggttccaggctgcagcgcctttaaccgcacggccacttcggccggcctattatGTGACCAGTTCACATGAAGGATCACTGCTTTGACAACATAACAAACATTAAAGCCAGTGTGACCCGCGAAATGAACATCATCACAAAGAACTCCGACTTTTCACACGGTTCCCTACACAAGTGGGGAAAGACTGTCTtaacatctgaagcattaaaatcgcaattttaatatttctcatttttacTAATAGAATCTCGAAACCTTTTGTACTTTCATATTCTTATGTTAGTAATCCGAATATGAGTGCCACCTTTTTGGTACACCGATCTGAAATTATGCTCTACCATTAAATTCTAGGTGTCCACCGAATGATTCAAATACAATATTTTATTCATGTAACAATGTTAGGATGACGTTAAAAATGTAGCTGTGGATTTGTGTGTGAAGCTAAAAAAACTCAGATTGGATAGCAACAAAAATAACCTGCAAGAAATGCCGTATTAATGCTCAAGAGGGAGGAACAGGAAATTAACTTGAAAACTCTTATTTAAATTTGATGCCATCTATTATTACTTCCATCTGTCCATATTAATGGATTTATTCCATAACTCTCAtgaattcaataaataatgcaacacattttcgccGTTGATTTTGgttcagaaatttataattttgtttgcgACCTCCCTAAATACCCCGCGACAACTCTCATTTCCCTTTAGATGGCAGCGCTGAAGCAAGTCTTCAAAATCGTGTCTGCAACTGAGGTCCGTTAAAGCAAAGGGcacttattgagtttcttttgtggAAAACCACACCATCGCAAATATTCATTGGCCTGTACAGAACGCCTACAGGCGGCGGGCATGTAAGTCGCAAAACGTCCATCAACGGAACAAGGCGAAGGATATTTATTTGTTACGCTGTTGTAGCGCCTTCAAGTTTGCAACATGCTGACACTTCGTCCAGCGATCGACGAATAACAATCAAGCAACTCACGATTAAACTTGGCATCTTAGTTAGTAGTGCTGACATGTCCACCAGTCGGCGTATTTCCAGGGTTCTCCCGCTGGGTTCCTCGAAACCTAACTGATGAGCGTGAAGCAGAAAGAAGGAATATTTGTGTCTAACCTGTCTGCTCTTTATTGTGGATGATGGTGACGATTTCTCGTCGAACACTGTAAAGCAGATTCACCACTTTgagcctgaaacaaaacagcaatccatggagtggtacaACACAGTCTTCTTCAAATAACTAGTTAAAGAAGCAGCCTCAGCTGGCTAGTCTTCTGAGATTTGAGGGTTACTCAGATTCACATCCTACATCATGGTCCAACTATCAACTTCGAAGCCTATTGTGAGACTCgttggaaattgaagaaatgactacaGTGGGTTCGTAGCCGTAAAAACGAGTGTGTTTTGCAATAACGCCAAGGCCACAACCAATTCTAGTATCCAGAAGAGATCACGACATTTCGGTGGACTGtttctcatccgccctacagcctggatctcgcaccgcCTGACTTCCATTTCTTTTGCCCACTGAGGGACAGACTCCTTGGGAAGCATTACAGCAATGACGGGGTACGTTACTGACACTTCAAAAATTGGCTGAGATGCAGATCAGTCAAGTTATCCCACATGCAACGTGAGACCATAAAATCGAAAGGTAACTAAGTTGAAAAACAGGGATTCAGGGATTTACAGTCAAAAAATTGCAGAACAATTGTTTCTATTTAACTCAGGAATACACAACCATCTTGCATggagaaaagtgttgcattacttgttgaacgatcCTCCACCTAATTTAaaaggctattttttttttttaaatgagaaacTTGTTGCCTTTAGtggttacttcagttttaaatccCTAATAACGCagacattattgtaatttttttttaaatttaccgtAAACATGTCAAAAAATTGCCATGTTAATAACAGTCTTTCGCGGGCACTTATTGACTTCCCATAGAACAGAGTTTGGGAAACCCTGGACACGATGAATGTGAGAACCTTTCAGAAATTGAGTCATAAAATCGACTTTACAGCTTGCGATTGAAACAAGGCGGTGTTACTCTACACTGTTTGTCAAATACTTTTATAGCCATACCAAATGGCATTTCCCTCCAGTCTCGGCAATGTTAAATCTGAGGCTTAGCAGAAACGCAGACCATCACTGCTAGACACGCGTGAAAATTTGGTGATCAGTGAAAGATCAATAAAACGCTCCGCGGATAGAGTGAATGTACCCTCTTGCCGCCCCCCTCCCAACCTCTCCCTGTAGACACATGGAAGGATAGTTCTAGATCGCATATACAAATTACCTGCCAGATAACGTCTGTGGCTGCCCGCAGGTGAAGCTGTATACCATACAGAATTATACTGTTGGGAAAGTGTTATGAAGTACGCGGAGAGACTTAACACGATTAAGTGCTTGCTACCGGTTGACAAACATTAATGAATAGCGTAACATGTGTAAAAACTCGAGAAGGGCCGATGTTCTATGCTCAAACTGCAGTTGAGGTGGCTCCCTTATTAACCTATAATATACTGTAGATCCCTAGAATAAAAAATTGTTCAGgaaagtaaaattgtgcacttcacaaaacgcagaAACACCATGTACCGTGAACACAATAGCAACTAATCACAACTAGAATCAATCTTAAGCAAGCAGATGGCCGATTCAGTTCAATCGTAGGATACTAGGAAAAAGCAATCGTCTTACAAGAGAGAGTACTTACAAGAATACGACCAGACCTGTAATATTACGAATATGTGACCCGTAGCAAATGATACTAGCAGGCGATATCGAATGTATACAAATTTCGGCAGCACGAATAGCGAAAGGTTTGTTTGACCCTTGGCAAAGCATCACGGAAATGTTGAAAATCTGATGACAACGGAGACTTGAAGACAGATGCCAATTATCCCGCGAAAGCCTGCTTGCAATGTTTGAGGAAACAGTTTTAGGGAGAGAATCTAGAGACAGTGATCGCACACTTGGCCCCTGCGAAGACACGATCAGTCTAGTTACAGCGAGCACTGAGGCGTGTACATAGTAATTCGTCCCGCGCTCCATATGCGAATGGAAAGGGAAGAATCTCTAATGCGtggtacaatgaaaagtatatttcGCCATGCACTTGACAGTAGTTCGAACGATATGGGTGTGATATGATTTGGCAACACTACCAGCAATCAGTCATCGGAACCTGTAACGGCCGTGAAAACCTGCATGTATATCTGCATTAAGATTTAAGATGGAATGACCAACGTAAATCTAGATGTGATGGACGAAAGGCAGATGACTACCTTTAGACTAATTTTGAATTTTGTTAGTCTCTATAAACCTAGGAGCTGTAGACCGAACCCACCCAACTGCACAATTACTGTATAATCGTAGCACTGCAGCTAATTTAAGCCTGTTTGAACCAACGCAGAGAACAGTGAACCAGTTGCAAGACGTCTTACTATGAGACGTACAAAAAAGCGCAAAGAAGTATCACAAAATAATCTATATGCTGGCGCAGCACCGCAAGAAATGGGCGAGGAATCTAGGTTATCTTCTGGCCAACTGAAAAATATAAGAAACCTCTTCGGAAGCGTGAAAGATAACATGGGCCATTCAACATCTGGAATATAAAGAATTCCTTGACGGAGCGGCGCAGTCACGCACTGGACAGACACAACGCTGCTTCTCTATACGTTGTACTGAACATGTTCGCAACGTAGAACTTTGCCTTCTAGGAAGATTGGCACTGGCTGAACACATCTTAAAGGAGCACACTTTCGATTTCGAGCAGGCGTCTATCTTACCAGCGAATGGTTTCTGAGACGGTATTATTAAAGAGGCAATGGAAATACGAGCTACAACAAATTTCGTTAATGGAGCTACAGAGGCTCTGGTCTCGGCGCTGCTTCGCAACATTCATTGGAAGATGTAAGAAGAGAGGGACGACATTCTGCAGTGCGTGGACGGCGACGCGTTGGCCACGTAAACCGTGTGCGCCGCCGCGATAACTACGTAAGTAGGCACACTGCGAGACTgtaacacttcgccagaagatgcaTGGAGAGAAAATGCCCTCCGAAACGTCGCAGACATACTGCAGCAGATTGACGCGCCAGGAAACCCGACAACATTTAATTGCAGGTAATATTTTGTAGATTTTGACATCGCGAAATGCTCAGAGAACATAAAATAGCACTCAACGCCCGCAAGACGCTGAAGGAAAGCTGTTGTCTTAGTATGAAAGATATGCCTCGTACAAATGTCTCCATTGTTATTTGATATTTAATCTTCGTTCCACGCCTTTACTACAGACGAACCTCTGATGTCACCGCAGCCCGTTTCGTGTCCAGCTTCCGACGAAAGTGATTTTAGCTTAATAGCTCAACAGCATACGAATTTCTTAGGCTGAAATACCGGACTGGTCCTGTGTCTTCACGTAGTTAACAAATGCCTACTGTGCCTTTAACGAAATTTTCTGCCGCTAAACAACGGAGAGCAGTTAATTGTCATATAACAGACACGTGCAAACCGTTTTTGTTTGCTATGACACAGCACATCGCACTACAAACCTTCACACCTGTGCGCAAAACAACGTGGAAAACccagcgtctccttggagcactccGTGTCCTCTGCGGCTCCAGCGGCAGATGCGAGGGTCGTAGGAGTGTCAGGGAGgtggaagggggga
This Schistocerca nitens isolate TAMUIC-IGC-003100 chromosome 1, iqSchNite1.1, whole genome shotgun sequence DNA region includes the following protein-coding sequences:
- the LOC126260476 gene encoding trafficking kinesin-binding protein milt isoform X5 — protein: MTKTYNDIEAVTRLLEEKEKDLELTARIGKELLAHNQKLETNVASLEAELKAANEKLTQLSHELVKKTELIQILTNDVDESGSEGGTPTSLRCINVELMQRRIGSLEEENKQLRREASQLASDTAECESAEQRLVQDIAQQLANSSMEVEGLSEELDRCKDENRLQQDQIASLTAKLADAEQKLLKLGAENETLTTQLIVSREVQAELASELADSKDRYNEVVALLRETQEQLRKQRKRGQPTVRGCGGGPLFSTGTPQPDSLASELLETSLYSELSTDSGIGNDKGASYRKVFETVRCASRNSNSSSDSPLHVPRSQSMLMSTSTTMSSGPRVSAFAPPASAASHLQSSRYYSSSAFPSLDSVGTAHSDYDSSLATTDTEESYPGAPRTGVPGVPGAADLEAAVRRLTPAEIIARRATLGAGPIASSDYDSHTPPNFLPYGCRTPDSIMSTGSSGFSAHSGAWRLPEKLQIVKPMEGSLTLAAWSQLATPTLGGLLEERPGVKIRGGRPLEDLGLEMYTLSDLEEDEEYENPGKSFQNTGSVYTLTNSTVLHPDDNTNVTSSVRGSQMCTAAPSRAGTAVPPTPVTRSRRNSTSTFSTTLGLAKLLNERGIRAVTPSTVCTPCSTFSPTATPCNSPDGSPRSSPPPSPPPFNPIKFPGFLTSGADFLRRTFSAEADQTSRSRKSKRVSKLALSRQEKKSILPGTVGHSSCGETGKHWLGHDSNNIGSGTCHAIGTAGLSVHKAPLEESNGTIDLSENCTCRLCNREGTTFESQTFASTGGSCTTWHWSTGGEATATSPEASSNSSTSRFGSGSTVAAPSGSWCSGWACWDCGEQCTGDSEPAPIRTQGWAAVSPIVANVVEILLLEQ
- the LOC126260476 gene encoding trafficking kinesin-binding protein milt isoform X4; its protein translation is MEHSDSGQKPGFVFHAYRHCQGCQAIKCYLDSQPAGVLCSNRVSQMTKTYNDIEAVTRLLEEKEKDLELTARIGKELLAHNQKLETNVASLEAELKAANEKLTQLSHELVKKTELIQILTNDVDESGSEGGTPTSLRCINVELMQRRIGSLEEENKQLRREASQLASDTAECESAEQRLVQDIAQQLANSSMEVEGLSEELDRCKDENRLQQDQIASLTAKLADAEQKLLKLGAENETLTTQLIVSREVQAELASELADSKDRYNEVVALLRETQEQLRKQRKRGQPTVRGCGGGPLFSTGTPQPDSLASELLETSLYSELSTDSGIGNDKGASYRKVFETVRCASRNSNSSSDSPLHVPRSQSMLMSTSTTMSSGPRVSAFAPPASAASHLQSSRYYSSSAFPSLDSVGTAHSDYDSSLATTDTEESYPGAPRTGVPGVPGAADLEAAVRRLTPAEIIARRATLGAGPIASSDYDSHTPPNFLPYGCRTPDSIMSTGSSGFSAHSGAWRLPEKLQIVKPMEGSLTLAAWSQLATPTLGGLLEERPGVKIRGGRPLEDLGLEMYTLSDLEEDEEYENPGKSFQNTGSVYTLTNSTVLHPDDNTNVTSSVRGSQMCTAAPSRAGTAVPPTPVTRSRRNSTSTFSTTLGLAKLLNERGIRAVTPSTVCTPCSTFSPTATPCNSPDGSPRSSPPPSPPPFNPIKFPGFLTSGADFLRRTFSAEADQTSRSRKSKRVSKLALSRQEKKSILPGTVGHSSCGETGKHWLGHDSNNIGSGTCHAIGTAGLSVHKAPLEESNGTIDLSENCTCRLCNREGTTFESQTFASTGGSCTTWHWSTGGEATATSPEASSNSSTSRFGSGSTVAAPSGSWCSGWACWDCGEQCTGDSEPAPIRTQGWAAVSPIVANVVEILLLEQ